A stretch of Oncorhynchus mykiss isolate Arlee chromosome 12, USDA_OmykA_1.1, whole genome shotgun sequence DNA encodes these proteins:
- the LOC110537318 gene encoding uncharacterized protein LOC110537318 gives MASCINAHKGWFGERGVHQGVGLDILFSGRDFDTPDLYSPNDTKQPQEAKSHYACPRAPQRSLHGWGTYSPPPQISSPSTERRGGASSSARPVSLNQCQGYHAHTLPLPRRALAVFRPSVYSSTQGYKTTTVDKPRMLRATIRSRPSDPNQSGRQQSQHQSQDQHQSQPFQHQQQPRPNQQQHQRSLSPKLLYQPSLRPKPVYQPSLSPTLPVYRRLTTWQHKDNTNIDSNTIKTNNSSHSNSIKRQVDMTSQNVFGQPRVLASLRGPLSPRQTRKKTNLEEELRKLIIMDNTSEESGRDAYCRHSLSTEISLGSGPMDYSLACSPVSDCSELAGLEDLSASELSLTEGWDSGHIPLPDPAGSLKWSNLVNTAKAYEAQRTVEPITPSKSMKHGSKGGPTACPPNYYPPQDYNFQSVIRSEVPSDLSDRLHDLEVLLRHLESNLENEKQDRIALMGEVKILRETNQRLWEESLSSNEKLCKLSLLFNVAPGMVPRERE, from the exons ATGGCCTCCTGTATCAATGCCCACAAGGGCTGGTTTGGTGAGAGGGGGGTTCACCAGGGGGTTGGACTGGACATCCtcttcagtggcagggactttGACACACCAGATCTGTACTCCCCAAATGACACTAAACAACCTCAGGAGGCCAAGTCACACTATGCCTGTCCCAGGGCCCCCCAGAGGTCCTTGCATGGCTGGGGCACATACAGCCCCCCTCCGCAGATATCCAGCCCCAGCactgagagaagagggggggCATCCTCTTCTGCCAGGCCTGTCTCCCTCAACCAGTGCCAGGGCTACCATGCCCACACCCTGCCCCTGCCCCGCAGAGCCCTGGCTGTCTTCAGACCCAG TGTCTACAGCAGCACTCAGGGATATAAGACTACCACAGTGGACAAACCTCGCATGCTCAGAGCCACTATCAGATCCCGCCCCTCGGACCCTAACCAGTCTGGCCGACAGCAGAGCCAGCACCAGAGCCAGGACCAGCACCAGAGTCAGCCTTTCCAGCACCAGCAGCAGCCCAGACCAAACCAGCAGCAGCACCAGCGAAGCCTAAGCCCCAAGCTTCTCTACCAACCAAGCCTTCGTCCCAAGCCGGTCTACCAGCCAAGCCTCAGTCCCACTCTTCCTGTCTATAGGAGACTCACAACCTGGCAGCACAAGGACAACACCAACATAGACAGCAACACCATCAAGACCAACAACAGCTCTCACAGTAACAGCATCAAGAG ACAGGTGGACATGACGTCCCAGAACGTGTTTGGTCAGCCACGTGTCCTGGCCTCGCTGCGGGGACCTCTCTCTCCGCGACAGACCCGCAAGAAAACAAATCTAGAGGAGGAACTGAGGAAGCTCATCATAATGGACAACACATCAGAGGAATCAGGGAGGGATGCA TACTGCCGTCATAGCCTCTCTACAGAGATCAGTCTAGGCAGTGGTCCCATGGACTACAGTCTGGCCTGTTCCCCAGTGTCTGACTGCTCAGAGTTGGCGGGGCTGGAGGACCTGTCTGCCTCTGAGCTGTCCCTGACAGAGGGCTGGGACTCTGGGCACATCCCCCTACCGGACCCTGCAGGGAGCCTGAAGTGGAGCAACCTGGTCAACACTGCCAAGGCCTATGAGG CACAGAGGACAGTGGAGCCCATTACCCCCAGTAAGTCCATGAAGCATGGATCAAAGGGTGGACCCACGGCTTGCCCACCCAATTACTACCCTCCTCAGGACTACAATTTCCAGTCTGTAATAAGAAG TGAAGTGCCCAGTGATCTGTCTGATAGACTTCACGACCTGGAGGTGCTGCTGAGACACTTGGAGAGCAACCTGGAAAAT GAGAAGCAGGACAGGATAGCCCTGATGGGGGAAGTGAAGATTCTGAGGGAGACCAACCAGCGCCTGTGGGAGGAGTCTCTTTCATCCAATGAAAAGCTCTGTAAACTCAGCCTGTTGTTCAACGTGGCCCCAGGAATGgtgcctagagagagagaatga